A genomic window from Caldicellulosiruptor kronotskyensis 2002 includes:
- a CDS encoding O-antigen ligase family protein codes for MYRLNSYLKTNKYEFLVAAGVATTVQFVRYSYIPVYLFLLALFFISFYIYKPKIRFDILNFVPMFFYVSLALISLLLLNVSLNKDKAIIGIINAFVFPALFYVFLISCNENFILKIEKIWLFLLAIASVVCIFEFLYYIAFKSLRERTISIFFNPNTFAFFLVMVYPLVVNKLKDEKSKLLISLLIFTEVLLSGSRTGFVVYIFEFFLINIYLIKKNILKVFLAVAGILIIFLPKILYRIPSINDVTNPKTAVGQRVFVIEFVLRYFSHRSLFEGIGAGQFELFFRKLKAPGIVALHSAHNLFLNVLIEYGIIGYMILVFIVYFSVFLSAYNFFKHKEEYDRNILIGFILITIFQMFDMAEITNSRMLLINMLYTFYLFLPIYRLKRWRAIDGKYI; via the coding sequence ATGTACCGGCTGAACAGTTACTTGAAAACCAATAAGTATGAATTTTTGGTTGCTGCAGGTGTTGCTACTACTGTGCAGTTTGTTAGGTATTCATATATTCCTGTATATTTATTTTTGTTAGCGTTATTTTTTATATCCTTTTATATCTATAAACCAAAAATAAGATTTGATATTTTGAATTTTGTTCCTATGTTTTTTTATGTAAGCCTTGCATTGATTTCTCTCTTGTTACTAAATGTAAGTTTAAACAAGGACAAGGCTATTATAGGTATAATAAATGCTTTTGTATTCCCAGCATTGTTTTATGTCTTTCTCATTTCATGTAACGAAAATTTTATTTTGAAAATAGAAAAAATATGGTTGTTTTTATTAGCAATTGCTTCAGTTGTGTGTATTTTTGAATTTTTGTACTATATAGCTTTCAAAAGTTTGAGAGAGAGAACTATTTCAATCTTTTTTAATCCAAACACATTTGCGTTTTTTTTAGTTATGGTTTACCCGTTAGTGGTAAACAAGTTGAAAGACGAAAAGTCAAAACTTTTGATATCACTTTTAATATTTACAGAAGTCTTACTTTCTGGTTCAAGGACAGGGTTTGTAGTATATATATTTGAGTTTTTTCTTATAAATATTTACCTTATTAAGAAAAATATCTTAAAGGTTTTCTTGGCAGTAGCTGGTATATTAATTATTTTCCTTCCAAAAATTCTCTACAGAATTCCAAGCATAAATGATGTAACAAATCCTAAAACGGCTGTTGGGCAGAGAGTTTTTGTGATTGAGTTTGTTTTGAGATATTTTTCACATAGAAGCCTGTTTGAAGGAATTGGCGCAGGTCAATTTGAGCTATTTTTTAGAAAGTTAAAAGCGCCTGGTATAGTTGCCCTTCACTCGGCACATAATTTATTTTTAAATGTCCTTATTGAATATGGTATAATAGGATATATGATTTTAGTTTTTATAGTTTATTTTTCAGTTTTTCTTTCTGCATATAATTTTTTTAAACACAAAGAAGAATATGATAGAAATATTCTTATTGGATTTATTCTTATTACCATTTTTCAAATGTTTGATATGGCTGAAATTACAAATAGTAGAATGCTATTAATTAACATGCTATATACATTTTATCTTTTCTTGCCTATTTACAGATTAAAAAGGTGGAGAGCTATAGATGGAAAATACATTTAG
- a CDS encoding DegT/DnrJ/EryC1/StrS family aminotransferase, with translation MISLIDLKRQYKSISQEIIESVKEVFESGQYILGPKVAEFEKKCAEYLNVKHAIGVGNGTDALVIALESLGIGKGDEVITTPFTFFATAEAIVRVGAKPIFVDIDPLSYNIDPEKIEEKITERTKAIIPVHIFGQVCDMKKILQIAKKYNLYIIEDACQAFGAEFEGKKAGTIGDVGCFSFFPTKNLGGFGDGGLIVTDSDEIASKARMLRQHGSKKKYFNEMIGFNSRLDEVQAAILLVKLKYIDSWNSRRIEIAQKFSQELKLDGLVTPKKCNNFEFGHIYHLYILQHENRDLIMEYLAQKGIATGIYYPVPLHLTKALSFLGYKEGDFEVAERLCRRSFAIPMFPELTDEEIEYITTSINQFGGSL, from the coding sequence ATGATTTCGCTTATTGATTTGAAAAGACAGTACAAAAGCATTTCACAGGAAATAATAGAAAGTGTGAAAGAAGTCTTTGAAAGCGGACAGTATATTTTAGGACCAAAAGTTGCAGAGTTTGAAAAAAAGTGTGCTGAATATCTGAATGTAAAACATGCAATAGGTGTTGGAAATGGAACAGACGCCCTTGTCATAGCACTTGAAAGTCTTGGTATAGGAAAAGGTGATGAGGTCATAACAACTCCTTTTACCTTTTTTGCAACAGCTGAGGCAATAGTGAGAGTGGGCGCAAAGCCGATTTTTGTTGATATTGACCCTCTGTCGTACAACATAGACCCTGAAAAGATAGAAGAAAAGATTACTGAGCGCACAAAAGCTATTATTCCTGTTCATATATTTGGTCAAGTGTGTGACATGAAGAAAATATTACAAATTGCCAAAAAGTATAACTTGTATATTATCGAAGATGCCTGCCAGGCATTTGGTGCCGAATTTGAAGGGAAAAAAGCAGGCACAATTGGAGATGTGGGATGTTTTTCGTTCTTTCCTACAAAGAACTTAGGCGGATTTGGCGACGGTGGTCTGATTGTAACAGATTCTGACGAGATTGCCTCAAAAGCAAGGATGCTCAGACAGCATGGTTCTAAAAAGAAGTATTTCAATGAGATGATAGGATTTAACAGCAGGCTTGACGAAGTGCAGGCAGCAATACTTCTTGTTAAACTCAAATATATTGACAGTTGGAATAGCAGAAGAATAGAAATAGCTCAAAAGTTTTCTCAAGAGCTAAAGCTCGATGGGCTTGTTACCCCAAAAAAGTGCAATAATTTTGAGTTTGGACACATATATCATCTATATATTCTCCAACATGAAAACAGAGATCTTATAATGGAATATTTAGCTCAGAAAGGAATTGCAACAGGCATATATTATCCTGTGCCATTACATCTTACCAAAGCTTTGAGCTTTTTGGGATATAAAGAAGGTGATTTTGAGGTTGCCGAAAGGCTGTGCAGACGGTCATTTGCAATTCCAATGTTTCCTGAACTGACTGATGAAGAAATAGAGTATATAACAACTTCAATAAATCAATTTGGAGGGAGTTTATAA
- a CDS encoding acyltransferase: MRFISEKAKIAEDVEIGYFVVVEDDVKIGNGCKIGHNVIIKKGSIIGDNVEISDGTIIGKSPQKAIASKTTEEIVLPPAKIGNNVKIGANSIIYRGAVISDNVFIADLVTIRENVSIGEQTIIGRGVSIENKTTIGSYCKIETNAYITALSTIEDWAFIAPCVVTSNDNFAGRGKDRVKYFKGVTVKRGGRIGANATVLPGKVIGEEGFVGAGSVVTKDVMPRKIVVGNPAREIKDVPAEQLLENQ, encoded by the coding sequence ATGAGATTTATAAGTGAGAAAGCAAAAATAGCCGAGGACGTGGAAATAGGCTATTTTGTTGTGGTAGAAGATGATGTTAAGATAGGTAACGGATGCAAAATTGGTCACAATGTAATTATAAAAAAAGGAAGTATTATAGGTGACAATGTCGAAATTTCTGACGGGACAATTATAGGAAAGTCACCTCAAAAGGCTATTGCGAGCAAGACCACAGAAGAAATTGTTCTTCCACCCGCTAAAATAGGTAACAACGTCAAGATTGGAGCAAATAGCATAATCTACAGGGGTGCTGTAATCTCAGACAATGTCTTTATAGCTGATCTTGTGACAATAAGAGAAAATGTAAGTATTGGTGAGCAAACCATTATAGGTCGTGGTGTTAGCATAGAAAATAAGACAACTATTGGTAGTTATTGTAAAATAGAAACAAATGCATATATTACTGCACTTTCAACAATTGAGGATTGGGCATTTATTGCACCGTGTGTTGTGACCTCAAATGACAATTTTGCGGGAAGAGGGAAGGATAGGGTAAAGTATTTCAAAGGTGTTACAGTAAAACGAGGTGGCAGAATTGGTGCAAATGCCACCGTGCTTCCTGGAAAAGTGATTGGAGAAGAAGGATTTGTTGGTGCTGGCAGCGTTGTTACAAAAGATGTCATGCCAAGAAAAATTGTTGTGGGAAATCCTGCAAGGGAGATAAAAGATGTACCGGCTGAACAGTTACTTGAAAACCAATAA
- a CDS encoding Gfo/Idh/MocA family protein, which translates to MEKLKICLVGCGRISFKHAEAYANNYDQLEVVGFCDLDSQKALRTRQKYYELLATKGIEIKKDIPIYTDYIKMLKEQECDIVDIATYSGCHAEQTLVALDFNKHVIVEKPMALSLEDADLMIKKAREKKKVLSVCLQNRFNKSVQKLKSAIDSGKFGKILYAVASIRWNRNDEYYRQDSWRGTWEQDGGALMNQCTHNIDLLQWIISSEVDEIYGDIETFLRPIEAEDTGFAILKFKSGARGIVEGTTCVWPSNLEETLSVFGQTGTAVLGGTSVNRIVVWRVPDEDEKEALEKFTENPDNVYGFGHTPFIKNVIEAIKRGENPLVTGEEGKKSLEIILGIYKSAIEKRPIKLPLTNFSTMDMKKAYERQRLVR; encoded by the coding sequence ATGGAGAAGTTAAAAATTTGTCTTGTTGGGTGTGGGAGAATATCATTCAAACATGCTGAGGCTTATGCTAACAACTATGACCAGCTTGAGGTTGTGGGTTTTTGTGACTTAGATAGCCAAAAAGCTTTGAGGACAAGACAAAAGTATTATGAACTACTTGCAACCAAAGGAATTGAAATAAAAAAGGATATACCCATATATACAGATTATATAAAGATGTTAAAAGAACAAGAATGTGACATAGTTGATATAGCGACATACAGTGGCTGCCATGCTGAGCAAACACTTGTTGCTTTAGATTTTAACAAGCATGTGATTGTAGAAAAGCCTATGGCACTTTCGTTAGAAGATGCAGATTTGATGATTAAAAAAGCAAGAGAAAAGAAGAAGGTACTTAGTGTATGTTTGCAAAACAGGTTTAACAAAAGTGTGCAAAAACTTAAAAGTGCTATTGACAGTGGCAAGTTCGGTAAGATACTGTACGCCGTTGCAAGCATTAGATGGAATAGGAATGATGAATATTACAGGCAAGATAGCTGGAGAGGAACATGGGAACAAGATGGCGGTGCGCTTATGAACCAATGCACCCACAACATTGACCTTTTGCAATGGATAATAAGTTCTGAGGTTGACGAGATTTATGGTGACATAGAAACATTTTTAAGACCTATTGAAGCAGAGGATACAGGTTTTGCCATCTTGAAATTCAAAAGTGGGGCAAGAGGTATTGTTGAAGGGACTACATGTGTTTGGCCTTCAAATTTGGAAGAGACGCTCAGTGTATTTGGTCAAACAGGAACAGCAGTGCTTGGTGGTACATCGGTTAACAGAATTGTTGTGTGGCGTGTGCCTGATGAGGATGAAAAAGAGGCTTTAGAAAAGTTTACCGAAAATCCAGACAATGTATACGGGTTTGGTCACACTCCTTTTATCAAGAATGTTATTGAAGCCATCAAAAGAGGAGAAAATCCACTGGTAACTGGAGAGGAAGGTAAAAAGTCGCTTGAGATAATCCTGGGTATTTATAAATCTGCAATTGAAAAAAGACCAATAAAACTGCCACTTACTAACTTTTCGACAATGGATATGAAAAAAGCTTATGAAAGGCAGAGGTTGGTAAGATGA
- a CDS encoding glycosyltransferase family 4 protein, translating to MKKVLVLSSAHPWDDERVFNKITKSLSKKYETALCAVADKEFFEVDKIKIFGLPKLPRSKRYKNYLKIIKIINKFKPDIIHFHDPDLLVLSLYFKFFLRKKVIYDVHEDYPLAFKDRRYFPEPFSTIFSIFFNLLEKTISRLLDGVVTVTEDIYLKFNCKNKEVIKNYPIYDSFLSEKDVAVDGTLNLVYIGSVSQSRGITNLILAVKSLHELDISLDIVGPAENQKYFEEIKKYEDERIRIWGRVPKKDIQGILKGSHVGFVTLLPLSRYKTSLPLKLFEYMAAKVAVVASNFELWRKIIEEADCGVLVDPTDIQDVKNAILFFYNNRDQIIKKGLNGYKAFIEKYNWAKEEEKLFQFYERIIGY from the coding sequence TTGAAAAAGGTGCTGGTTTTGTCATCTGCTCATCCATGGGATGATGAAAGAGTGTTTAACAAAATAACAAAGAGTCTTTCGAAAAAGTACGAAACAGCTCTATGTGCTGTTGCGGACAAGGAATTTTTTGAAGTTGACAAAATAAAGATTTTTGGACTTCCAAAATTGCCCCGTTCAAAAAGATATAAAAATTATTTAAAAATCATAAAGATAATTAATAAATTTAAACCTGATATTATTCATTTTCATGATCCTGATCTTTTGGTTTTGTCTTTATATTTTAAGTTTTTTTTGAGGAAAAAAGTAATATATGACGTACATGAAGACTATCCTTTAGCTTTCAAGGACAGAAGATATTTTCCAGAGCCATTTTCTACAATATTCTCGATTTTTTTTAATCTATTAGAAAAGACTATAAGCAGACTTTTGGACGGTGTTGTGACTGTTACAGAAGACATATATTTAAAATTTAATTGCAAGAACAAGGAGGTTATCAAAAATTACCCCATTTATGATTCATTTTTGAGCGAAAAAGATGTTGCTGTTGATGGAACCTTAAACCTTGTATATATAGGAAGCGTTTCGCAGAGCAGAGGGATAACAAATTTGATTTTGGCAGTGAAAAGTTTGCACGAACTTGACATAAGCTTAGACATTGTTGGTCCTGCTGAAAATCAAAAGTACTTTGAAGAGATAAAGAAATACGAAGATGAAAGAATAAGGATATGGGGAAGAGTGCCTAAAAAAGATATTCAAGGAATTCTAAAAGGTTCTCATGTTGGGTTTGTAACTCTTTTGCCTCTTTCGCGGTATAAAACTTCACTTCCTTTGAAGCTTTTTGAGTACATGGCTGCAAAGGTAGCTGTGGTTGCTTCGAACTTTGAACTTTGGAGGAAAATAATAGAAGAAGCTGACTGTGGTGTTTTAGTTGACCCTACAGATATTCAGGATGTCAAAAATGCTATATTATTTTTTTACAACAACAGAGACCAAATAATAAAGAAAGGATTAAATGGTTACAAGGCGTTTATAGAAAAGTACAACTGGGCAAAGGAAGAGGAAAAGCTTTTTCAATTTTATGAAAGAATTATAGGGTATTGA
- a CDS encoding LPS biosynthesis protein, producing the protein MIYIFKKRVKDIVVIVILFLILSAVVVQFFTKTLWTAETNLRLDNNLLNPFNFNTSSPNVSNMVQGLYSNITSLDLNKEYLEMVALNPPFIDYVTSRYGEDERFGVFIEPKASKSGINYVVVKAVADSQTAAQNMLNEYLKSLDNQVISDLKGKSEAAQKLLDELLLERSKYEKTSLTSSEQEQLSQISAAINLIKWVNSHFNRVIDLKSAIYQYGKVKVYESAGSKFEKALRVVAGMMAGVILAILYVIYRERKYIIQNL; encoded by the coding sequence ATGATTTATATATTCAAGAAGAGAGTTAAGGATATAGTAGTAATAGTTATATTATTTTTGATACTATCAGCTGTGGTTGTACAATTTTTTACAAAAACCTTGTGGACGGCTGAGACAAATCTAAGACTTGATAATAATCTTTTAAATCCGTTCAACTTCAATACTTCATCACCTAATGTTTCAAATATGGTACAGGGTTTGTATTCTAATATAACTTCATTGGATTTAAATAAAGAATATTTAGAGATGGTGGCACTAAACCCTCCTTTTATTGACTATGTCACAAGCAGATATGGTGAAGATGAGAGATTTGGGGTTTTTATTGAACCTAAAGCTTCGAAGAGTGGGATAAATTATGTTGTTGTTAAAGCTGTTGCAGATTCACAGACTGCTGCTCAGAATATGCTAAATGAATATCTCAAAAGTTTGGATAACCAGGTAATCTCAGATTTAAAAGGTAAGTCGGAAGCTGCTCAAAAACTTTTGGATGAGCTTTTGCTTGAAAGAAGTAAATATGAAAAAACCAGTTTAACTTCAAGTGAACAAGAACAGCTAAGTCAAATTTCAGCTGCTATAAATCTTATAAAATGGGTAAATAGTCATTTTAACAGAGTGATTGATTTAAAAAGTGCTATTTATCAATATGGGAAAGTAAAGGTATATGAGTCTGCTGGTAGCAAGTTTGAAAAGGCTTTAAGAGTTGTTGCAGGAATGATGGCAGGTGTGATTTTAGCAATTTTGTATGTAATATATAGAGAGAGAAAATATATTATCCAGAATTTATAG
- a CDS encoding O-antigen ligase family protein translates to MENTFRIRLKQQVIPAILYLTFLSGFFGSTLAYPKLSYLFAYRVFLALLFFLIFIDIILNGIELKSFLNFSTFFLIGWCAYSLLSFLWAQDIKSAVRDQVFLTINIFVILIFMYYSKYLRWDVFESIILISFIIHLAVGYFEVITDKHLWTSKVPLYNLHRTPSTFFTNPNDFATYLVLYLPFILAIAVNKKNNNFFRKWAAFLGTVLAIPLLILTTSRANYIGFLITLIIYFLLTDKDLKKSLLQYGAILLIFLMLIIGFRLDFGAFNKAVEMIKIQISSLADFSQTSLSSNVRRELLIVYGLSFLYDYLFFGVGSGNSRVLMEKVKQYTVNIELHNWFLDVLVCYGAVIFILYLVWIFYLLYNFFKMRKKNSALSMTAVSLMSSISAFFISSVSSSKMIEMRVMWFIFALSLFVLAKSKEEKGES, encoded by the coding sequence ATGGAAAATACATTTAGAATTAGATTGAAACAGCAGGTTATTCCAGCTATTTTGTACTTGACCTTTTTGAGTGGTTTTTTCGGGAGTACTCTTGCGTATCCTAAACTAAGTTACCTGTTTGCATATAGAGTGTTTTTGGCATTATTGTTTTTTCTCATTTTTATCGACATAATATTAAATGGAATTGAGCTGAAGAGTTTTCTTAACTTTTCGACTTTTTTTCTAATAGGGTGGTGTGCCTACTCACTTTTAAGTTTTTTATGGGCTCAGGATATAAAAAGTGCAGTGAGGGACCAGGTTTTTTTAACCATCAATATATTTGTGATACTGATATTTATGTATTACTCAAAATATCTTAGATGGGATGTTTTTGAAAGCATAATATTGATCTCGTTTATCATCCATCTTGCTGTAGGCTATTTCGAAGTAATTACTGACAAACATTTGTGGACATCTAAGGTACCTTTATATAATCTTCATAGAACACCCTCAACCTTTTTTACAAATCCAAACGATTTTGCAACATATTTGGTTTTATATTTGCCATTTATTTTAGCCATTGCAGTAAACAAGAAGAATAATAATTTTTTCAGAAAATGGGCAGCCTTTTTAGGCACAGTTTTGGCTATTCCTCTTTTAATTCTTACAACAAGTAGGGCAAATTACATAGGATTTTTGATAACTTTGATTATTTATTTTCTTTTAACAGATAAAGACCTGAAAAAGAGTCTTCTACAATATGGAGCTATACTTTTAATTTTTTTAATGCTTATAATAGGTTTTAGACTGGATTTTGGAGCGTTTAATAAGGCAGTTGAAATGATAAAAATTCAGATTTCTTCGCTTGCTGATTTTTCGCAGACTTCTCTTTCCTCTAATGTACGGCGTGAGCTTTTGATTGTGTATGGTCTTTCGTTTTTATACGACTACCTCTTTTTTGGTGTTGGTTCTGGCAATAGTAGGGTTTTGATGGAAAAGGTGAAACAGTATACTGTAAATATTGAACTTCATAATTGGTTTTTGGATGTTCTTGTATGTTACGGTGCAGTAATATTTATCTTGTATCTTGTTTGGATATTTTATCTACTTTATAATTTTTTCAAAATGAGAAAAAAAAATAGTGCTTTAAGTATGACTGCAGTCTCTTTAATGAGCTCTATTTCTGCATTTTTTATATCAAGTGTAAGTTCATCGAAGATGATAGAGATGAGGGTAATGTGGTTTATATTTGCACTTTCGCTGTTTGTTTTAGCAAAGTCAAAAGAAGAAAAAGGAGAGTCTTGA
- a CDS encoding LCP family protein — protein sequence MEKARKKKIMISIIASILIICIAVGGYIYKVFVIDAKHIERVFTKKSQVSKNSSLKYPFDYNSVNILIVGLDKASNRTVYDMHRTDTILFININFKDKKVKGISIPRDTLTQIYKVEKWDKINSAFGYGGGEKKEGFIYTMETVSKLLGGMPVDYYVGFDLDAIRKVVNILGGVYVNVEVPVRVKTKWVDINLKPGYQKLNGIETLYYALWRKTPGGDIDRIKRDKELILSVFQQLKESNKIIKLPEIYWKIRKHFFTNLSLQQITSLAYFAQSINKEDMVFESIPGTYFNYAGVSYWKPDYEGIKKLVKDLLGYDIEIDLQLPERFKYVPRIVKHKNTNSSKKTINQNLQTTNQENQKKTEEQTQQSSSIDTSLPVQNSETFSTVDNNTTVQQSSQELESKQTLPPENRQQGLYEKQEQLSSVQKGSSVSTPTDVNSDVYSQDR from the coding sequence ATGGAAAAAGCAAGGAAAAAAAAGATTATGATTTCAATTATAGCTTCGATTTTGATTATATGCATAGCTGTGGGTGGGTATATTTACAAAGTTTTTGTTATTGATGCAAAACATATTGAGAGGGTTTTCACGAAAAAATCACAGGTGTCAAAAAACTCTTCTTTAAAATATCCTTTTGACTACAATAGTGTAAATATTTTGATTGTTGGACTTGACAAGGCAAGCAACAGGACAGTGTACGATATGCACAGAACAGACACAATTCTGTTTATAAACATTAATTTCAAAGATAAAAAAGTTAAAGGAATTTCTATTCCAAGAGATACACTTACACAAATATACAAAGTTGAAAAATGGGATAAGATTAATAGTGCATTTGGTTATGGAGGAGGAGAAAAAAAAGAAGGTTTTATATATACAATGGAAACTGTGAGTAAGCTCTTGGGTGGGATGCCGGTAGATTATTATGTCGGATTTGACCTTGATGCTATAAGAAAAGTTGTAAACATATTGGGAGGTGTTTATGTCAATGTTGAGGTGCCAGTGAGGGTAAAGACAAAGTGGGTGGACATTAATTTAAAACCGGGGTATCAAAAACTGAATGGCATAGAAACTCTTTATTATGCTCTTTGGAGAAAAACTCCAGGTGGTGACATTGACAGAATAAAAAGAGACAAAGAATTAATTCTTTCGGTTTTCCAACAGCTGAAAGAGAGTAATAAGATAATAAAATTGCCAGAAATATATTGGAAGATAAGAAAACACTTTTTTACTAATCTTTCTCTTCAACAGATAACATCGCTTGCTTATTTTGCCCAGAGCATAAATAAAGAAGACATGGTATTTGAGAGTATTCCTGGCACTTATTTTAACTATGCGGGAGTGAGCTACTGGAAACCAGATTATGAAGGGATAAAAAAGCTTGTAAAGGACCTACTTGGCTATGACATTGAAATAGACCTTCAGCTTCCTGAAAGATTTAAATATGTACCACGTATTGTAAAACATAAAAATACTAATTCTTCCAAGAAAACTATAAATCAAAATTTACAGACTACCAACCAAGAAAACCAGAAAAAAACAGAAGAACAAACTCAGCAAAGTAGTTCAATTGATACTTCCTTGCCTGTACAAAATTCAGAAACTTTTTCAACTGTTGATAATAATACAACAGTTCAGCAATCTTCACAAGAACTGGAAAGTAAGCAAACCTTGCCACCCGAAAATAGACAGCAGGGATTGTACGAAAAACAAGAACAGTTATCTTCTGTCCAAAAAGGTTCTTCAGTTTCTACACCCACTGATGTAAATAGCGATGTTTATAGTCAAGACAGATAG
- a CDS encoding nucleotide sugar dehydrogenase, giving the protein MNEIAQKLLEKIENKTAVIGVVGLGYVGLPLAVEKAKAGYKVIGFDIQQKRVDMVNRGQNYIGDVVDKELADLVKEGRILATTDYSKIGDIDAVAICVPTPLDKYKQPDISYVVNSTREIAKYLHRGMLVVLESTTYPGTTEEVVKPILEESGLKCGEDFFLAFSPERVDPGNKVYNTKNTPKVVGGVTKTCTEIAARLYENVLEGEVFKVSSPRVAEMEKILENTFRNINIALVNEMAILCERMNIDIWEVIEAAKTKPYGFMAFYPGPGLGGHCIPIDPFYLTWKAREYDYHTRLIEIAGEINNYMPEYVVERVMKILNKFKKPLNGSKILILGVAYKKDIDDIRESPALKIIEIFEKENAEVEYNDPYVPSFTYNGKQYFSVDFTAESLKKYDIVVITTDHSKYDYKIIVENANLIFDTRNATKGIKSDKVYKL; this is encoded by the coding sequence ATGAATGAAATTGCACAAAAACTTCTTGAGAAGATTGAGAACAAAACAGCAGTAATTGGAGTTGTAGGACTTGGGTATGTGGGACTTCCACTTGCTGTCGAGAAAGCAAAAGCAGGATACAAGGTTATTGGATTTGATATACAGCAGAAAAGAGTTGACATGGTAAATCGAGGTCAGAACTACATAGGCGATGTTGTGGACAAAGAACTTGCTGATCTTGTAAAAGAAGGTAGAATCCTTGCTACAACTGACTACAGCAAGATTGGTGATATTGATGCTGTTGCTATATGTGTTCCCACTCCACTTGATAAATACAAACAACCAGATATCTCCTACGTTGTAAATTCTACAAGGGAGATTGCAAAATACCTTCACAGAGGGATGTTGGTTGTTTTAGAGAGTACTACATATCCAGGGACAACTGAAGAAGTAGTAAAACCTATTTTAGAAGAAAGTGGATTAAAATGTGGTGAGGATTTCTTTTTAGCTTTTTCACCTGAAAGAGTTGATCCGGGCAACAAGGTGTATAACACAAAGAATACACCAAAGGTTGTTGGTGGTGTGACAAAAACATGTACTGAAATAGCTGCAAGGCTTTATGAGAATGTGTTAGAAGGAGAGGTATTCAAGGTTAGCTCTCCACGAGTTGCAGAAATGGAAAAGATTTTGGAAAACACCTTCAGAAATATAAACATTGCCCTTGTAAACGAAATGGCTATTTTATGTGAAAGGATGAACATTGATATTTGGGAGGTAATTGAAGCAGCAAAAACAAAGCCTTACGGATTTATGGCATTTTATCCCGGACCGGGGCTTGGTGGCCATTGCATACCGATTGACCCATTTTATCTTACTTGGAAAGCACGCGAATATGATTATCATACAAGACTTATTGAAATAGCTGGCGAGATAAACAACTATATGCCAGAGTACGTGGTTGAAAGAGTTATGAAAATTCTCAACAAATTCAAAAAACCTTTGAACGGTTCAAAAATTTTAATTTTAGGTGTGGCATACAAAAAAGATATTGATGATATAAGAGAGTCACCTGCATTGAAAATTATTGAGATTTTTGAAAAAGAGAATGCAGAGGTAGAATACAATGACCCATATGTACCGAGTTTTACTTATAATGGCAAACAATATTTCTCGGTAGATTTTACAGCAGAGTCGCTCAAAAAATATGATATAGTTGTTATCACAACAGACCACTCAAAATATGATTATAAGATTATCGTAGAGAATGCTAATCTCATTTTTGATACAAGAAACGCTACAAAAGGTATAAAATCTGACAAGGTTTATAAACTATAA